A genome region from Sardina pilchardus chromosome 22, fSarPil1.1, whole genome shotgun sequence includes the following:
- the tvp23b gene encoding Golgi apparatus membrane protein TVP23 homolog B — protein sequence MRRLDSSDDVSLFDAEEDTGRKSKSKIKHPLASFFHLFFRVSAILVYLLCELLSSSFIAPMVTIILLLCCDFWTVKNISGRLMVGLRWWNQVDDDGKSHWVFESRKGSGKQASDSESRIFWLGLIICPIIWVIFAFSSLFSFKIKWLAVVIMGVVLQGANMYGYVRCKVGTKTNLKNMATSYFGRQFLKQAMSNQEES from the exons ATGAGGCGACTG GACTCAAGTGATGATGTCTCCCTCTTTGATGCCGAGGAAGACACAGGACGAAAATCAAAGTCCAAAATCAA GCATCCGTTGGCGTCGTTCTTCCACCTGTTCTTCCGCGTGAGCGCCATCTTGGTCTACTTGCTGTGTGAGCTGCTATCGAGCAGCTTCATTGCTCCCATGGTGACCATCATCTTGCTGCTCTGCTGTGACTTCTGGACTGTCAAG AATATCTCCGGTCGTCTGATGGTGGGATTACGGTGGTGGAATCAGGTGGATGACGATGGGAAAAGCCACTGGGTGTTTGAATCCAGAAAG GGCTCGGGGAAGCAGGCCTCTGACTCTGAGTCCAGGATCTTCTGGCTCGGCCTGATCATCTGCCCCATCATCTGGGTCATCTTTGCCTtcagctctctcttctctttcaagATAAAATGGCTG GCTGTAGTCATCATGGGAGTGGTTCTCCAGGGAGCGAACATGTACGGCTATGTGCGCTGTAAAGTGGGCACGAAGACCAACCTGAAGAACATGGCCACCAGTTACTTCGGTCGACAGTTTCTGAAGCAG GCAATGTCCAACCAGGAGGAATCCTAA